A portion of the Corticium candelabrum chromosome 5, ooCorCand1.1, whole genome shotgun sequence genome contains these proteins:
- the LOC134180133 gene encoding lanosterol 14-alpha demethylase-like: MGTDTVIPIFGLETVSTEALLLSTAVVVSLCCFFYRRSRQEQSGAPPLVPYTIPFVGQAVEFGQRPIELLLEAYKKYGHVFTLTVMGQKLTYLIGSDASSMLFNAKNEDLNAEEVYGPIMTPIFGKGVAYDVPHMVFLEQKKMLKTALTIAKFKTYVPMIEEETKEYFKRWGDSGVRDLFQAMSEVIIMTASRCLQGREVRAMLYEGVADMYHDMDAGLTPAAWLLPGWLPLPSFRQRDRGHRNIKEIFYKVIATRRKNLSCGEELDDDILTFLMTTEYRDGRKLTDDEIAGLLIGLLMAGQHTSSTTSAWLGFFLAQNKAIQDECYAEQVDVSGEDLEPLVYEQLKDLCVLDGCVRETLRLRPPIMSLMRMAKKPVHYNGYTIPAGHQVCVSPTTNQRLESVWPNANTFNPNRFKEENYKESVAGSQKFAYVPFGAGRHRCVGEFFAHVQMKTVWSVLLRMFEFELVDGHFPSVNYATMIHTPTNAIIRYQARQKLE; the protein is encoded by the exons ATGGGCACAGACACCGTCATCCCAATCTTCGGACTCGAAACTGTCTCCACCGAAGCTCTATTGCTGTCAACAGCAGTCgttgtgtctctctgttgtttcttctACCGACGAAGTCGGCAAGAACAATCA GGAGCGCCTCCGTTGGTGCCGTACACAATACCGTTCGTTGGACAGGCCGTGGAGTTCGGACAGCGTCCCATTGAGTTACTACTGGAGGCGTACAAGAAG TATGGGCATGTGTTTACTCTGACTGTGATGGGACAAAAGTTGACGTACTTGATTGGATCGGATGCCAGTAGTATGCTTTTTAATGCGAAGAATGAGGATCTAAATGCGGAAGAAGTGTACGGACCGATAATGACGCCGATTTTTGGCAAAGGAGTTGCATACGATGTGCCACACATG GTGTTTCTCGAACAGAAAAAGATGCTGAAAACTGCATTGACCATTGCTAAATTCAAGACGTACGTACCAATGATTGAGGAAGAAACGAAAGAGTATTTCAAACGATGGGGAGATAGTGGTGTGCGAG ACTTGTTTCAAGCAATGTCGGAAGTCATCATAATGACAGCAAGCCGTTGTCTTCAAG GGAGAGAAGTGCGAGCTATGTTGTATGAAGGCGTGGCCGACATGTATCACGACATGGACGCCGGCCTCACACCCGCTGCATGGCTACTTCCAGGATGGCTGCCACTACCAAGCTTTAG GCAAAGAGACAGAGGGCATCGCAACATCAAGGAGATTTTCTACAAG GTTATTGCTACTCGGAGAAAAAACTTGAGTTGTGGAGAAGAGCTGGACGATGACATTTTGACATTCCTTATGACAACCGAGTATCG TGATGGACGAAAGTTGACTGATGACGAAATAGCGGGTCTGCTGATTGGTCTGCTGATGGCCGGACAACATACTTCGTCCACTACTAGCGCGTGGCTCGGTTTCTTTTTGGCTCAGAATAAAGCAATACAA GATGAGTGTTATGCGGAACAAGTTGATGTCAGTGGTGAGGACCTGGAGCCTCTGGTGTATGAACAG TTGAAGGATTTATGTGTGCTCGATGGCTGTGTGAGGGAGACCCTGCGATTGAGACCGCCGATTATGAGCTTGATGAGAATGGCTAAGAAgccagtg CATTATAACGGCTATACCATACCTGCTGGCCATCAAGTTTGCGTATCACCAACTACCAATCAACGTCTGGAAAGCGTTTGGCCTAATGCCAACACATTCAATCCGAACAG GTTCAAAGAAGAGAACTACAAAGAGAGTGTAGCTGGAAGTCAAAAGTTTGCGTATGTACCATTTGGGGCAG GACGTCATCGTTGTGTGGGAGAGTTTTTCGCGCACGTTCAGATGAAGACTGTCTGGTCAGTCTTGTTGCGCATGTTTGAGTTTGAACTGGTAGACGGTCACTTCCCATCCGTCAATTACGCCACCATGATCCACACACCGACAAATGCCATCATTAGATATCAAGCTCGTCAAAAATTAGAATGA